GTTCCTGCCCAAGGATGGCCAGGTCAACCCGATCGACGTGACGCAGGCTCTTGCGGCCGGTGCGCGCTCGCGCGGCGCCAAAGTGTTCGAGAACACCAAGGTGACCCGCATTCTGACCAAGGATGGCAGGGCCACTGGCGTGGAGACCACACAGGGCACGATCACCGCCGACAAGGTGGTGGTGGCATCCGGCATGTGGAGCCGTGAATTGGGCCGAAGCGTGGGCGTGAACATTCCGCTCCATGCCTGCGAGCATTTCTACATCGTGTCCGAGCCCATCGAGAAGCTGCCGCGCAACATGCCGGTGGTGCGCGTGCCCGATGAATGCACTTACTACAAGGAAGATGCCGGCAAGCTGATGGTTGGTGCCTTCGAACCCAAGGCCAAGCCATGGGGTGGTGGCGGCATTGATGACGAGCATGCCTTCGTCACCCTGCCGGAAGACATGGATCATTTCGAGCCGATCCTGACCAGTGCCATTGCACGCGTGCCGCTACTGGAAACGGCGGGCATTCAATTGTTCTTCAACGGGCCGGAAAGTTTCACGCCTGATGTGCGCTATTATCTGGGCGAAGCACCCGAGCTGAAGGACCTGTTTATGGCCACCGGCTTCAATTCCATCGGCATTCAATCGTCCGGCGGTGCGGGGCTGGTGCTGGCCGATTGGATCAAGAATGGCCATTCACCGATGGATGTGAACGGCATGGATATTCGCCGCATTCATTCGTTCCAGTCCAACAAGGCCTATGTGCGCGACCGCGTCACCGAAAGCCTTGGGCTTCTCTATGCGATGCATTGGCCCTACCGTCAGGCCGAAACGGCGCGCGGGGTGCGGCGTTCGCCATTTTATCAGTACACGGAGAAACTGGGCGCGGTGTTCGGCGAAGTGAATGGCTGGGAACGGCCCAATTGGTACGCCCTGCCCGGCATGAAGAAGGAATATGAATACTCCTATGGCCGGCAGAATTGGTTCCCTGCCGCACAGGCCGAGGCTGATGCGCTGAAGAATGACGTGGTGTTCTTCGACCAGTCTTCATTTGCAAAGTATGAAGTGGCGGGCCGCGATGCCTGTAAGGTGCTGAACCGGATTTCATCCAACAATGTGGATGTGGAGCCCGGCAAGCTCGTTTACACCCAATGGCTGAATGAACGCGGCGGCATCGAGGCTGACTTGACGGTGACTCGCTTGGCCGAAGATCGCTTCCTCGTCGTCACCGGTGCCGTACCGCAGACGCGCGACATGGCCTGGCTCAAGAAGCACACGCCTGCCGATGCGCATTGCGTGGCCGTGGATGTGACATCCGGCCTGCCGATGCTTTCGATCATGGGGCTAAAGTCTCGCGCCTTGCTGGAGAAGCTTTCGGGCGCTGATCTCTCCAATGCAGCTTTCCCGTTCGGCACCTCGCAGGAACTGGAAATCGGTTACGCCCGCGTGCGGGCTTCGCGCATCACTTATGTCGGTGAATTGGGTTGGGAGCTTTACATCCCTGCTGAGTTTGCTGCGCATGTGATAGAAACTGTTTTGGCGGCGGGTGCGGAGTTCAAGCTCAAGCCCGCCGGCATGCATACGATGAACAATGCCCGCATGGAAAAGGCTTATCGCCATTGGGGCCATGACATTGCGGATGAAGATACGCCGCTGGAAGCGGGTCTGGGCTTTGCCTGCGCCTGGGACAAGCCCGGCGGGTTTATCGGCAAGGACGCCCTACTCCCGCATCGCGGCAAGGGGTTCCCCAAGCGCATGGTGGCGCTGGCGCTGGAAGACACATCTGCCGACGCGCCGATGATTTATCACGAGGAACCGGTATACCGGGACGGCGTTATCGTTGGGTCCACCACGTCGGGCGCTTTCGGGCATCGTATGGGCCTGTCTCTTGGATTGGCCTATGTGAAAAACGAAGGCGGCGTGACAGCGGAATGGATCAATGCGGGGACGTGGGAAGTGGAGCTGGCCTGGAAGAAATACCCGGCAAAAGTGCAATTGCAGAGCTTCTATGACCCAAAGAGTGAGCGGATAAAGGCTTGAAATAAAAATCTTATGGGTCATGCACATTGGTGCACTTGACATTGTTCGTTATAACGAACACATTGTAGATATACCGAACGACAGGAGACACACATGGCATTGCAACTTGGCGATATTGCTCCGGATTTCGAGGCTGACACGACCGAAGGCCGTATCCGATTCCACGATTACATTGATGGTTCTTGGGCCCTTTTGGTGTCGCACCCCAAGGATTTCACCCCGGTTTGCACCACTGAACTCGGTGCCATGGCGAAGAAGAAGCCGGAATTCGATAAGCGCGGCGTCAAACTCATCGGCATCTCGGTCGACAGCGTGGATGACCATTTGCGTTGGAAAAGCGACATCAAGGATGTGGCGGGCGCAGAAGTGACCTATCCGATGATCGGCGACAGCGATCTCAGCGTGGCCAAGCTTTACGGCTTGATCCATCCGAACGCATCAGGCGATGCCAAGGGCCGCACAGCGGCGGACAATGCCACGGTGCGCACGGTGTTCGTGATCGGACCGGACAAGCGCATTAAGCTGCTCCTCACCTATCCGATGAGCACGGGCCGTAATTTTGATGAGATCCTGCGCGTGATTGACTCGTTGCAGCTCACCGCCACCAAGTCGGTGGCGACACCGGCCGATTGGAAGAAGGGCGATGACGCGATCATCCTCGGCTCGGTTTCGGATGAAGCCGCCAAGGAGAAATTCCCGCAAGGCTGGAAATCCGTGAAGCCCTATCTGCGCACCGTGCGCCTCGACTAATACACTGGCTCCAGGGCTCCTCCCTCCCCTGTCCAGAATGGAAAAGCCCGGTCTTTGTGACCGGGCTTTTTCGTTTCATCGTGAGATGATGGAAGTTACCACCACTTCGGCGCGGTGAATTTTCCTGCCGCCTGTTCGATGGCGAAGCCTGTCTTGAACAGGGTTTCTTCGTCGAAGGGTTTCCCGATCAGCTGCAGGCCCAGCGGCAGGCCGCTTTCCGAGAGGCCGGCGGGCACGGCGATGCCCGGAAGGCCGGCCATGTTCACCGTCACCGTGAAAATGTCGTTCAGATACATTTCTACCGGGTCGGTGATTTCACCGGGGGCGAAAGCGGGCGACGGCGTTGCAGGCGTGAGCACCACATCGACCTTGTTCCAGGCTTCATCAAAGTCGCGCTTGATCAGTGTACGGACTTTCTGGGCCTTGACGTAATAGGCATCATAATAACCAGCAGAGAGCACATAGGTGCCGACCATCACGCGGCGCTGTACTTCGCGGCCGAAGCCGGCGGCGCGGGTTTTTTCGTAGGTGTCGATCAGGTCTTCGCCGGGCACGCGCAGGCCGTAGCGCACGCCGTCATAGCGGGCGAGGTTGGAAGACGCTTCTGCCGGGGCGACGATATAATAGGCGGGCAGCGCATACTTGGTGTGAGGCAGCGAAATCTCCACGATCTCGGCGCCCTGCTCTTTCAGCCAATGGGCGCCTTTGTCCCACAGCGCGTTGATCTCGGACGACAGGCCATCGGGGCGGTATTCCTTCGGAATGCCGACGCGCAGGCCCTTGAGGCTCATGCCCAGGCTTGCCTCGTAATCGGGCACCGGCAAGTTGACCGAAGTTGTGTCCTTCTCATCCACCGAAGCCATGGCCTTCAGCATGATGGCCGCATCGCGCACGTCGCGGGCGATGGGGCCGGCCTGATCGAGCGACGATGCGAAGGCGACAATGCCCCAGCGTGAGACGCGGCCATAGGTTGGCTTGATGCCAACGGTGCCAGTGAAGGCGGCGGGCTGGCGGATCGAGCCGCCAGTATCGGTGGCAGTGGCGGCGGCGCAAATATGCGCGGCCACGGCGGACGCGGAACCGCCCGACGAACCACCGGGCACCAGCGAGGCGTTGGAGTTCTTGCGCTTCCACGGATTGGTGACGGGGCCGTAGTAACTGGTCTCGTTCGACGAACCCATGGCGAATTCATCCATGTTGAGCTTGCCCAGCATGACAGCACCTTCGCGCCAGAGATTGGCGGTGACGGTGGATTCGTAACCCGGCTTGAACGCATCCAGAATGTGGCTGCAAGCCTGGGTGTGCACGCCCTTGGTGGCGAACAGATCCTTGATGCCGAGCGGAATGCCTTCCAGCGCGCCACCTTCGCCCTTGGCCAACTTGGCATCCGAGGCCTTGGCCATCGTGACGGCCTGTTCCGGCGTGGTGACGATATAGGCGTTCAGGCCCTTGGCCGCGTCGATGGCCTTCAGATAATCATTGGTCAATTCAAGGGCCGAGAATTCCTTGGCTTTCAGCTTAGCGCGGGCTTCGGCGATGGTGAGATTGGTGAGGCTCATTATTCCACCACCTTCGGCACCATGAAGAACTGGTCTTCACTCTGGGTATTGGCCACGATGTCCTTCGGGTAATGGCCGTCGGTCACCACGTCCTTGCGCTTCTTCATGTCTTGGGCCACCACTGAAGTCAGCGGCTCCACGCCGTCGACATTCACTTCATTCAGTTGCTCGACGAAAGCGAGGATGACATTCAGCTCATCCTGCAGCTTGGGCACGTCATTTTCTTCAACCTTGATGCGGGCGAGGCGCGCCACACGGCGCACAGTTTTAGCGTCAACAGACATATGGGATTCCTTGTTGCCGCGCTGGATAGCAAAGCGTCACGAGGGCCGCAACTTGGCATTCTCACGGTCGATCCGGTAGACCACGCAGTCATCGGCGGCGAACATGCGCCTTTCGACCGCCCGGAAGCCCAGGCGCTCATAAAGGCGGTGGGCGCGGGTGTTGCTGGCCAATGGGTCCAGGAGCACGGCATTCACCTTCGGATCGGCGAAGCAACGGGCCAAAGCCTGCCGCATGATTTCGCTGCCGTGGCCTTTGCCAGAATCCGCCAGATCACCCAGCCAAATATCGAGGGCGCACAAATCGGGCTCAGTCTCGCCCCAATAGTGGGTTTCGTCTTCGGCGGGGTCGATCACCTGAACCACGCCGATGGGGCGGCCATCCAGCTCCGCGATCAGCATTTCAATCCAGCCCCGCAGCGGCGGGAACCATTCAGCCAGCCAATCATGGCTGTCTTTCTCGAATGTGCCAGTGGCTTCGATCACATGCGGCTGCGCGTCCCAGTGCCGCAAGAGCGGCAGGTCGTCCCGGGTGGCAGGCCGCAGCTTGATCAAGCCGGAACTTTCAGCTTGGATTTTTCGTTACCGTTCGCATCAAAATTGCTTTCCGCCAGCCAGGCTTCGAAGCCCTTTTTTACTTGCGGCCAATCCTTGTCGAGCATGGCGAACCAGGCGGTGTCGCGGTTCTTGCCCTTGATGATCATGTGCTGCTGGAAAATACCTTCGAATTTGAAGCCATAGCGAAGTGCTGCACGGCGCGAGGGCGCGTTGAGCGCATCGCATTTCCATTCCAGGCGGCGCGAGCCCAGATCATCAAAGGCGTGGCGCATCATCAGGTAGATCACCTCGGTGCCTTCGCGGGTTTTCTGCAGCGCCTTGGACAGCCAGATAGAGCCGATTTCGATGGCGCCATTGGCGGGGTCAGCCCGCATGAAGGAGCCCATGCCCAGGGCCTCGCCGGTGTCGCGCTTCACATAGGCGTAGAACCAGGCGTCCTTCTGGACTTGCCGCGCTTTGAGCCAGGCATCGAAGGCCTCTTTGTTGGCGAAGGGGCCGAAGGCCATATAGGTCCAGAGCTTGCCGTCCTCATCCTTGCCGTCGATGGAGTGCCACAGCTGCGCACCGTGTTTCTCGGTATTCAGCGCATCGAGCCGGGCCCAGCGGCCGGGCAAGGGACGCAAATCTGGCAAGGTGCCAGGGGGCTTGGGGTCAACGACGGGGCCTACTGGGTGGGTTTCTGTTGTCATGGCTGGTTTATGCCATGTATTGAGGTGCCACGTCATGATCCCTTTTTTGGAAATCGCCCGGTCCAGCATCGAAGCCCTTCCCCCGGGCCAGCGCATCGTGGCGTTGGACCTTGGCAGCAAGACGATCGGCATTGCCACCAGTGACCTTACTCTTTCCATCGCCACGCCGCGGCACACGATGGCGCGCGGCAAATTCCAAGCCGATGCCAAGTTGCTGCTGGAATTCGCGGCGGCGGAGGGCATCGGGCTGATCGTGCTGGGCATGCCGCTCAACATGGATGGATCGGAAGGCCCCCGCGCCCAATCCACCCGCGCCTTTGTGCGCAATCTGGAAAAGCTAACGCCGATTCCGATCATCTACTGGGACGAAAGACTGTCCACTGCGGCTGTGGAACGCACCATGCTGGAAGCTGATCTGTCGCGCGCCAAGCGGGCGGAGAATGTGGACAAGCTAGCGGCGTCCTACATCCTGCAAGGATTACTGGATCTGCGTTAGGCACGGCGGCTCAGGCGTTCGAGCATGCGGGTGTTCAGGCTGATCTGTTCCAGCGTGAGTTTCAGCTGCGGCTCACCGCCCTGGATCTGCGGCAGGATGGGGCGGATGATCGCGTCCAGGCGCTGGGCGTGATGTTCGGAAGTGAAGGCATCGGCAAATTGAATAATGGCGATATCGGCATCGCCGCCCAGGCGCGTGAGCAGTGATGGTGCCGCCACATTCACAAAATCCAGCAGGTCATCGCGCAGTTTGGACGAACCGGCGCGGGCGGCGAGATAGTCGCTGATCTCGCCGCTTTTGATTTCGCCACTCTCAAATAGCGTGCGCATGCGCGAGGCATTCTGCGGCGAGGCATCTGCTGCGAGTACGGTCAATAGTTCCTCGCGCTCCCAAGCTGTGTCGGTGTCGCGCAGCACATTCAATATCTGTTCGGAAAATTTGTCCTGACCGGTGCGGATCACAGCGGTAAGGGCACTTTCGCGCATTTCACCGGGCAGCCATTCGGCGTCGAAAATCTCATCCGGCGCGTCCAATAGGCGCAGGCCGAAATGCAGGAGATCAAGCTCGATCAGTGGGTCAGCATCACTGGCGGAAAAGAATTCCACCAGGTCTTCGCGCTTGGAAATGATTTGCCAATCCGCGAAGGTGTTGTCGTCGACGCGAGGCACATAACCCAAGTTGCGCAGCATGGGGGCGTAGAGCTCGCTGGCAAATTCCTTGAGGGATTTGGCCTGCGGCAGTTCGGCAATCAGAAAAGACAGGCGCCCCAGCGCGAAGCCAGCCACGCTCCATTGCGGATGAGCGGCGAAGGCGCGCACCCCTTCCAGATACTGCGGCAATTGCACTTCGCCGGTTTGCAACGCGAGATCGAGGCTGATGACCGCGCGCAGGGCTTCGGTCTTGCCCAGCGACTTTCCTTGCGCAAACACCTTCTGCCAATGCTGGCTGCCCAGCTTGGCGCGGTAATAGCTGGGGGCTGAATTGCCTTTCAGGATGAAAGCAGCATCTGTCGTTTCGGGAATTCCGGTTTCGCCGATCAAGCGGGCGAAGCTTTTGCCGCTGCTGTGCGGAATGGATTTCACGTCGAAGAGCTTAAAGAATTTCCGTGTGTCGTAGAGGCCGAAGCGGTTTTCCTGCAGCAGGCGTTGCACTGCTGTTTGAAACGGCTTTTCGCCCATTTCACTTTCCAGCATGGAAAGGGCGACCGCGCCTTTCTGGTAGGTGATGGCATCAAAAGCTGTGGTGATTTCATCCTGGTTAGTGATCGGGCGGTGGATGCGGGAAACTGACGGCAGCAGATCAAGCTGCATGGCTTCTACGGCATTTTCCTGCAGGTCCGTATCGTAGCCCCAGCCGGGTTGAAGCAAATGTGATATCTTAGCTTCCATGAAAGTGGCGAAGCTTTCATTGAGCCAGAGGTCATCCCACCAGGCGGGCGATACGAGGTTACCCACCCAGTGATGGGCGATTTCATGGGCATGGGTGGTGAGGCAATCGCGGAACTGCTCGAAATCGGAATCCTCGTCGAGCAGGATCAGGCTTTCCTCATACATGATGAGGCCGGCATTCTCCATGCCGCCCGCCGCAAAGTCTGGCACCGCCATGAAATCCAGCTTGCTGAAGGGATAGGCCATGCCAAAATAGGTTTCGAGCCCCTGCAGGATGGGCGCTGTCCATTGCATGGCCTGGGACAGGTTCTGCCCCTGCCCGCGTCTTGCGAAGGCGCGCAAGGGCAGCGGGGCGCGGGGTTGCGTTCCGGGAGGGATGGGCTCGTGTTGCACCAATTCGAAATCGCCCACGGCGAAGGCCAGCAAATAGGTCGGCAGATTCTGCGTCGTCGCAAAGTGGATGGTTCTCGTGCCTGCCCGGTCGCTGCGGTGGGTTTCCGGCTCGTTGGAAATGGCCTCGCACTCCATCGGCACATGCAAGGTGATGGCGAAGGTTGCCTTGAAAGCGGGTTCATCGAAACAGGGAAAAGCGCGTCTGGCGCCCAGCGCCTGAAACTGCGTAAAGGCACCCCAACTCTGCCCGTTGCGGGCGCGGTAGAGGCCTTCCAAACCGCTGGCGAAGGGGGCTCGGGTGGCAAAGCGCAGATGGTGGGTGCCGGTCGGCAAAGGCGCGTCAAAGGTGATGGCGATGAGGCCCGGCCCTGCCTCCGTCACCTTGCCTGTTTTCTGGCCTTGCGGCTGCACGAGGTGGACGGAATCGAAGCTGAGCCCAAGGGCGTGCAGCTCAATTGCCTTCTGCGGCGCATCGCAGATGATCTCGATCTCAGTGGTGCCAGAGAATTCGGCGGCATCGGGATCAACCGTGAAATTCAGCACATAATGCAGCGGGCGCACCGCCGGGATCAGGCGTTTGAAGGGCAGCGCTGGCTTCATGGCTTAACCAAGCGGGGAAAACCGGCACAGGCAGGCTTGCTCTCGCTTGCGCTTTCGCTTAGACGCAGGCTTTGATGCCCAACGCGCAAAAACGGCCACCGCTCCTCAAAGCCCAACATCTGCTGGCTGTATCCGATCTTTCCGTTTCCGAAATTCCGCTGCTGCTTGATTTGGCAGATTCCTATGTGGAAGTGAACCGCAATGCGGAAAAGCGCCATATGATCCTGCCGGGCGCAACCCAGGTAAATCTTTTCTTCGAAAACTCAACCCGCACGCAAAGCTCGTTCGAAATCGCCGGCAAGCGTTTGGGCGCTGATGTAATGAACATGGCGGTTTCCACCTCGTCGATTTCCAAGGGCGAGACGGTGCTGGACACGGCAATGACCATCAATGCCATGCAGCCGAATTTTCTGGTGGTGCGGCATCAATCCTCCGGCACGGCGGAACTGCTTTCACAAAAAGTATCCTGCGCGGTGATCAATGCCGGTGACGGCCAGCATGAACACCCGACGCAAGCGCTGCTGGATGCGCTCACCATCAGGCGGCATTATGGCCAGCTTGAGGGTTTGGAAGTTGCCATTTGTGGAGACGTGTTTCATTCGCGCGTGGCGCGGTCCAATATTCACTTGCTCACCAAGATGGGCGCGCATGTGCGAGTGGTGGCACCTTCCACCTTGCTTCCCTCGGGCATCGGCAATTTCGGCGTCGAAGTTCATCGCAACATGAAAGACGGTTTGGCGGGGGCCGACGTGGTGATGATGCTGCGGCTGCAGTTGGAGCGGATGAGCGGCACTTTCGTGCCCTCGCAGCGTGAATATTATCATTTCTACGGTCTCACCGAAGAGAAGCTGAAATATGGCAGGCCCGGCGCGCTGGTCATGCATCCCGGCCCGATGAATCGCGGCGTGGAGATCGACTCCTCGGTGGCTGATGGCGCGCAAAGCGTGATCCGCGAGCAAGTCGAAATGGGCGTGGCCGTGCGCATGGCGGTGCTCGATGCACTCTCGCGCAATCAGCGGAGCCAGGCATGAAACGTGCTTATCTCAATGCCAAACTGGCGGGCGGCAACGGCGGATTGCTGATCGAGAATGGCTTGGTGGTTGCCGCTGGTGCTGATGTGACCAAGGACAATGTGCCTGGCGCGCAGATGGTGGATTGCGGGGGCAAACTGTTGCTTCCCGGTCTGATCGACATGCGGGTGTTCACGGGCGAGCCCGGCACCGAATACCGCGAGACATTGGCGACCGCTTCCGATGCGGCCGCTGCAGGCGGCGTGACCACGATGA
This genomic interval from Aestuariivirga litoralis contains the following:
- a CDS encoding GcvT family protein — protein: MAQEFPKQADVVIVGGGIVGCSIAYHLTKIGITNVVVLERKQLTSGTTWHAAGLVGQLRASRNLTELAKYTTSLFEGLEKETGQATGFKQNGSISLALSDGRYEELLRGASMAKNFGLAVDVLPLGELKERIPHYNFEGVKGGVFLPKDGQVNPIDVTQALAAGARSRGAKVFENTKVTRILTKDGRATGVETTQGTITADKVVVASGMWSRELGRSVGVNIPLHACEHFYIVSEPIEKLPRNMPVVRVPDECTYYKEDAGKLMVGAFEPKAKPWGGGGIDDEHAFVTLPEDMDHFEPILTSAIARVPLLETAGIQLFFNGPESFTPDVRYYLGEAPELKDLFMATGFNSIGIQSSGGAGLVLADWIKNGHSPMDVNGMDIRRIHSFQSNKAYVRDRVTESLGLLYAMHWPYRQAETARGVRRSPFYQYTEKLGAVFGEVNGWERPNWYALPGMKKEYEYSYGRQNWFPAAQAEADALKNDVVFFDQSSFAKYEVAGRDACKVLNRISSNNVDVEPGKLVYTQWLNERGGIEADLTVTRLAEDRFLVVTGAVPQTRDMAWLKKHTPADAHCVAVDVTSGLPMLSIMGLKSRALLEKLSGADLSNAAFPFGTSQELEIGYARVRASRITYVGELGWELYIPAEFAAHVIETVLAAGAEFKLKPAGMHTMNNARMEKAYRHWGHDIADEDTPLEAGLGFACAWDKPGGFIGKDALLPHRGKGFPKRMVALALEDTSADAPMIYHEEPVYRDGVIVGSTTSGAFGHRMGLSLGLAYVKNEGGVTAEWINAGTWEVELAWKKYPAKVQLQSFYDPKSERIKA
- a CDS encoding peroxiredoxin — its product is MALQLGDIAPDFEADTTEGRIRFHDYIDGSWALLVSHPKDFTPVCTTELGAMAKKKPEFDKRGVKLIGISVDSVDDHLRWKSDIKDVAGAEVTYPMIGDSDLSVAKLYGLIHPNASGDAKGRTAADNATVRTVFVIGPDKRIKLLLTYPMSTGRNFDEILRVIDSLQLTATKSVATPADWKKGDDAIILGSVSDEAAKEKFPQGWKSVKPYLRTVRLD
- the gatA gene encoding Asp-tRNA(Asn)/Glu-tRNA(Gln) amidotransferase subunit GatA is translated as MMSLTNLTIAEARAKLKAKEFSALELTNDYLKAIDAAKGLNAYIVTTPEQAVTMAKASDAKLAKGEGGALEGIPLGIKDLFATKGVHTQACSHILDAFKPGYESTVTANLWREGAVMLGKLNMDEFAMGSSNETSYYGPVTNPWKRKNSNASLVPGGSSGGSASAVAAHICAAATATDTGGSIRQPAAFTGTVGIKPTYGRVSRWGIVAFASSLDQAGPIARDVRDAAIMLKAMASVDEKDTTSVNLPVPDYEASLGMSLKGLRVGIPKEYRPDGLSSEINALWDKGAHWLKEQGAEIVEISLPHTKYALPAYYIVAPAEASSNLARYDGVRYGLRVPGEDLIDTYEKTRAAGFGREVQRRVMVGTYVLSAGYYDAYYVKAQKVRTLIKRDFDEAWNKVDVVLTPATPSPAFAPGEITDPVEMYLNDIFTVTVNMAGLPGIAVPAGLSESGLPLGLQLIGKPFDEETLFKTGFAIEQAAGKFTAPKWW
- the gatC gene encoding Asp-tRNA(Asn)/Glu-tRNA(Gln) amidotransferase subunit GatC; its protein translation is MSVDAKTVRRVARLARIKVEENDVPKLQDELNVILAFVEQLNEVNVDGVEPLTSVVAQDMKKRKDVVTDGHYPKDIVANTQSEDQFFMVPKVVE
- a CDS encoding GNAT family N-acetyltransferase; this translates as MIKLRPATRDDLPLLRHWDAQPHVIEATGTFEKDSHDWLAEWFPPLRGWIEMLIAELDGRPIGVVQVIDPAEDETHYWGETEPDLCALDIWLGDLADSGKGHGSEIMRQALARCFADPKVNAVLLDPLASNTRAHRLYERLGFRAVERRMFAADDCVVYRIDRENAKLRPS
- a CDS encoding GNAT family N-acetyltransferase produces the protein MTTETHPVGPVVDPKPPGTLPDLRPLPGRWARLDALNTEKHGAQLWHSIDGKDEDGKLWTYMAFGPFANKEAFDAWLKARQVQKDAWFYAYVKRDTGEALGMGSFMRADPANGAIEIGSIWLSKALQKTREGTEVIYLMMRHAFDDLGSRRLEWKCDALNAPSRRAALRYGFKFEGIFQQHMIIKGKNRDTAWFAMLDKDWPQVKKGFEAWLAESNFDANGNEKSKLKVPA
- the ruvX gene encoding Holliday junction resolvase RuvX, translating into MIPFLEIARSSIEALPPGQRIVALDLGSKTIGIATSDLTLSIATPRHTMARGKFQADAKLLLEFAAAEGIGLIVLGMPLNMDGSEGPRAQSTRAFVRNLEKLTPIPIIYWDERLSTAAVERTMLEADLSRAKRAENVDKLAASYILQGLLDLR
- a CDS encoding M1 family metallopeptidase, which encodes MKPALPFKRLIPAVRPLHYVLNFTVDPDAAEFSGTTEIEIICDAPQKAIELHALGLSFDSVHLVQPQGQKTGKVTEAGPGLIAITFDAPLPTGTHHLRFATRAPFASGLEGLYRARNGQSWGAFTQFQALGARRAFPCFDEPAFKATFAITLHVPMECEAISNEPETHRSDRAGTRTIHFATTQNLPTYLLAFAVGDFELVQHEPIPPGTQPRAPLPLRAFARRGQGQNLSQAMQWTAPILQGLETYFGMAYPFSKLDFMAVPDFAAGGMENAGLIMYEESLILLDEDSDFEQFRDCLTTHAHEIAHHWVGNLVSPAWWDDLWLNESFATFMEAKISHLLQPGWGYDTDLQENAVEAMQLDLLPSVSRIHRPITNQDEITTAFDAITYQKGAVALSMLESEMGEKPFQTAVQRLLQENRFGLYDTRKFFKLFDVKSIPHSSGKSFARLIGETGIPETTDAAFILKGNSAPSYYRAKLGSQHWQKVFAQGKSLGKTEALRAVISLDLALQTGEVQLPQYLEGVRAFAAHPQWSVAGFALGRLSFLIAELPQAKSLKEFASELYAPMLRNLGYVPRVDDNTFADWQIISKREDLVEFFSASDADPLIELDLLHFGLRLLDAPDEIFDAEWLPGEMRESALTAVIRTGQDKFSEQILNVLRDTDTAWEREELLTVLAADASPQNASRMRTLFESGEIKSGEISDYLAARAGSSKLRDDLLDFVNVAAPSLLTRLGGDADIAIIQFADAFTSEHHAQRLDAIIRPILPQIQGGEPQLKLTLEQISLNTRMLERLSRRA
- a CDS encoding aspartate carbamoyltransferase catalytic subunit, whose translation is MPNAQKRPPLLKAQHLLAVSDLSVSEIPLLLDLADSYVEVNRNAEKRHMILPGATQVNLFFENSTRTQSSFEIAGKRLGADVMNMAVSTSSISKGETVLDTAMTINAMQPNFLVVRHQSSGTAELLSQKVSCAVINAGDGQHEHPTQALLDALTIRRHYGQLEGLEVAICGDVFHSRVARSNIHLLTKMGAHVRVVAPSTLLPSGIGNFGVEVHRNMKDGLAGADVVMMLRLQLERMSGTFVPSQREYYHFYGLTEEKLKYGRPGALVMHPGPMNRGVEIDSSVADGAQSVIREQVEMGVAVRMAVLDALSRNQRSQA